Genomic window (Xylanimonas protaetiae):
GTGGTTCCCCGCGTCGCGGGCGCGGGCACGCTCGCTCGCGCACCCCGTGACGCACGACGCCGCGGGCGCGAGAGTGGTCGCATGACGCGCGCCGAGCAGTTCGAGGAGCTCCGACCGCTGCTGTTCTCGATCGCCTACCGGCTGCTCGGCAGCGTCGGCGAGGCCGAGGACGCCGTGCAGGAGACGTGGCTGCGGTGGGACGCGTCGGGCATCGACCCGGTCTCGCCCAAGTCGTACCTGTCCACGGTGGTCACGCGCGTCGCCATCGACGTCCTGCGGTCCGCCCGCGTGCGGCGCGAGCAGTACCCCGGCCCGTGGTTCCCCGAGCCGCTGCTCCAAGACCCGTACTCCGAGCCGGAGCGGGCCGCCGAGCTCGCCGACTCGCTGTCCACCGCGGCGCTCGTCCTGCTCGAACGGCTCACGCCGCTCGAGCGGGCCGTGTTCGTGCTGCGGGAGGTGTTCGGCTTCGGGTTCGACGACGTCGCCGCCGCCGTCGACCGGTCCGAGGCCGCGTGCCGGCAGCTCGCCGCCCGCGCACGGCGGCACATGGCCGAGAACC
Coding sequences:
- a CDS encoding RNA polymerase sigma-70 factor encodes the protein MTRAEQFEELRPLLFSIAYRLLGSVGEAEDAVQETWLRWDASGIDPVSPKSYLSTVVTRVAIDVLRSARVRREQYPGPWFPEPLLQDPYSEPERAAELADSLSTAALVLLERLTPLERAVFVLREVFGFGFDDVAAAVDRSEAACRQLAARARRHMAENRPRFEADRRERDELARRFFDALEHGDVDALRELLAADVQMVADGGGKGPLWGKGQFAGLDNVARILATMGPLLVRVGGLLEAHELNGQPGAILRADDGRVGGTMTIDVVDGRVQTIRSVTNPDKLGHLGPVADGVSLMKEAMRARRR